A single genomic interval of Anopheles marshallii chromosome 2, idAnoMarsDA_429_01, whole genome shotgun sequence harbors:
- the LOC128710320 gene encoding alsin homolog, with protein sequence MSSRNQEAPKNKNTMAATDLVSIYCDLSEESKLSILLPEGYEPSYGVKLRVLGETHILLDANGVLLQGVHRATDKTIEFRCLERNVTDFDTEGNWIFCIKSDSSTVHRSRNGSLEEWTHLFPDREGFVRVCCNNNGILLLAGDGRLFVQGDFGTVFNCDQLTQVHEVKQDNVQELAAGIDFAIVSLQRRTKVYSSIKKDILFDQCTFDEKNFAIYGDWQNIFEHFNIHPYRRRESYEVSATLEELSIYGQMLHQTGVASFGKVNKGQLGTGDHIRRDKIHQLNVCNVSKIASGCDYSSALTVDGQLFFWGDMNKNQAISWKLENAGNTSTPTVCTRFKHVLDVCCGNFQTFVLTNDLKLYDVKSSSDDAWLSYKIATPEMHQGSKINEHIPFMLASDSLLVVNHLPVRQDVLKLYNKEQTTLQSLLKHIKEMNSKNGAKQRGLSQGAGTDSSSLLSPKYFHRLCTTLFYLLLLRMQSFRTFLIHQDVSRLVSIVLHDEIYLLYRRMLQCFCDNECLNLMRSCDQELLQIYLDNVQVQIDLAELLITSDPGKALDEPTESALLTMKSEWLRFLNEEVSEKMGNRTKQTKEFWQREENVKWLTLKEPHRRMILDSNDVPLKLLDVNIFSSSPRFVLFNDVFCYLSGLQVVQYPLKLAWITTEVSEMQRSRYKEKHRFMITIVTPEETLRCHTLNVDDKTRWLRVLKAQVLQCLDKQTHDKQPLYRYSKYTYSDRYERHAGSRYEGMWLIGQMDGIGSLASTDRSYSGEFYHGNITGYGCMNRSVFGISTIYEGDFVNGKYDGYGFLKTTSNRSTHYFRYQGYFKADKYNGFGTLTTSAYQYNGDFVNDQKEGFGVIEDSLNGVKYIGMFMGDKKHGNGILVTTNGTYYAGFFANDILTHSAGGLAIFPSGIYYKGELTIDGPFGKGMFYYPEREIDSEQFELDDSNTKMAGHTMTGIFGGTWTGVRISNATMAMVQTFNKVPMLDLKINAERKWSSIFSCFHETLFGTSDIVAIRRMDIRKVWNRVAIFVSRAKRKEHLKANNFAVVSSSELDDRAAALICQSGYQLQSASTVSLRSSLSDSRLSLHNGFPSSPAAPSPSTVAPDAISVQSFSSVASRGDEDEFMLIPTGYGGRTRNSSPFRDLDFIPNFCITSVDREGLEQLRNYITDAFQSVYHPLHGLFEKLSNCFYSTYSCWKYTPHSILCEPAMNEWISIVSRIYTLVLTVMFPALPKDSIMIEDELVSYQSLLYPILMTQGIYSALFVLYASKCSKNDEIYRQRILICMKKTDENLVQLLDINRELVPIIKHEKYQQAIESLNRFREKCCPSEMIKHINEAFTLVDQACKEQEVRMDVAADNLLELIIWLIIKANLPQLGAEISLLEDLMQNDYGISYRNTQNDYCLITLKASYQHIISNNFFVNKTFDPTVTGT encoded by the exons ATGTCTAGTCGAAACCAGGAAgctcccaaaaacaaaaatacgatGGCTGCTACCGACCTGGTTTCCATCTACTGTGACCTGAGCGAGGAAAGCAAACTGTCGATTCTGCTACCGGAAGGATACGAGCCTTCCTACGGCGTAAAATTACGTGTCCTTGGCGAAACTCACATCCTGCTCGATGCGAACGGTGTACTGCTGCAAGGAGTGCACCGAGCTACGGACAAAACGATAGAATTCCGCTGTCTCGAGCGGAATGTTACGGATTTTGACACCGAGGGCAATTGGATCTTTTGCATAAAATCAGACAGTAGTACGGTACATCGTAGCCGGAATGGGTCACTGGAAGAGTGGACCCATCTGTTCCCTGACCGCGAAGGTTTTGTGCGAGTGTGCTGCAATAATAACGGTATCCTTCTGCTCGCTGGCGACGGAAGGTTATTCGTGCAAGGTGATTTCGGTACGGTTTTTAACTGTGATCAACTAACGCAGGTTCATGAGGTAAAGCAAGATAATGTCCAGGAACTGGCGGCTGGCATCGATTTTGCGATCGTATCATTGCAAAGACGCACCAAAGTGTACAGTTCCATCAAGAAGGATATATTATTTGATCAGTGTACGTTTGATGAGAAAAATTTCGCCATCTACGGGGACTGGCAGAACATATTCGAACATTTCAACATTCATCCATATCGTCGCCGGGAGTCATACGAAGTTTCTGCTACGTTGGAAGAGCTGTCGATCTATGGGCAGATGTTGCATCAAACAGGAGTCGCTAGCTTTGGTAAGGTGAACAAAG GTCAACTTGGAACTGGTGACCACATAAGGCGTGATAAAATTCATCAGTTAAATGTATGCAACGTGTCGAAAATAGCATCCGGTTGCGATTATTCCTCCGCTCTGACTGTCGATGGTCAGCTGTTCTTCTGGGGCGATATGAACAAAAATCAAGCCATCAGCTGGAAGCTAGAAAATGCGGGCAATACCAGCACTCCTACTGTTTGCACACGTTTCAAGCACGTGTTGGATGTGTGCTGTGGAAATTTTCAAACGTTCGTACTGACCAACGACCTCAAGCTGTACGATGTTAAATCTTCGTCGGACGATGCATGGTTGAGCTATAAAATAGCCACACCGGAAATGCACCAAGGCAGTAAAATTAACGAACACATTCCATTCATGTTGGCGAGCGACAGTTTGCTGGTCGTAAATCATCTTCCCGTGAGGCAAGATGTGCTGAAGCTGTACAACAAAGAGCAGACAACCCTACAATCACTTTTAAAACACATCAAAGAGATGAATTCAAAAAATGGCGCTAAACAGAGAGGGCTCTCACAGGGTGCAGGAACCGATTCGTCGTCGCTACTGTCGCCAAAGTATTTCCACAGGCTGTGTACaacgttgttttatttgcttctgcTCAGGATGCAGTCTTTTCGCACATTCCTGATCCATCAGGATGTAAGCCGGTTGGTGTCCATCGTACTGCACGACGAGATCTATCTGCTGTATAGACGCATGCTCCAATGCTTCTGCGATAACGAATGCCTGAATCTGATGCGATCATGTGATCAGGAATTATTGCAAATCTATCTCGACAACGTGCAGGTTCAGATCGATCTGGCGGAGCTTTTAATAACGAGCGACCCCGGTAAAGCGCTGGATGAGCCGACTGAATCGGCATTGCTCACTATGAAATCGGAATGGTTACGATTTCTCAACGAGGAGGTTAGTGAGAAGATGGGCAATCGGACGAAGCAAACCAAAGAGTTCTGGCAGCGGGAAGAGAACGTAAAATGGCTAACGCTCAAGGAACCACACCGGCGCATGATACTAGACTCAAACGATGTGCCGTTGAAGTTGTTGGATGTGAACATATTTTCCTCCTCGCCACGCTTTGTACTATTTAACGATGTGTTCTGCTATTTGTCCGGCCTACAAGTGGTGCAGTATCCGCTGAAGCTCGCCTGGATAACGACGGAGGTGAGCGAGATGCAGCGAAGCCGATACAAAGAGAAACACCGTTTCATGATCACGATCGTCACGCCGGAAGAAACGCTTCGCTGCCACACACTCAATGTGGACGATAAAACGCGTTGGCTTCGGGTGTTGAAAGCACAGGTTCTGCAGTGTCTGGATAAACAGACGCATGACAAACAGCCCTTGTACCGGTATTCGAAATACACGTACAGTGATCGTTACGAACGGCATGCTGGATCGCGGTACGAAGGGATGTGGCTGATCGGGCAGATGGATGGGATAGGCTCGCTGGCCAGCACTGATCGATCGTACAGTGGCGAGTTTTATCATGGCAATATAACGGGTTATGGGTGCATGAATCGGTCCGTGTTTGGAATCTCGACTATTTATGAAG GTGATTTTGTAAACGGCAAATATGATGGCTACGGATTTTTAAAAACTACAAGCAATCGTTCCACGCACTACTTCCGCTATCAGGGTTACTTCAAGGCAGACAAATACAACGGGTTTGGAACGCTTACGACTAGTGCATACCAGTACAATGGAGACTTTGTAAACGATCAAAAGGAAGGATTCGGTGTGATTGAAGACAGTCTGAACGGGGTAAAGTATATCGGCATGTTTATGGGCGATAAGAAGCACGGTAATGGAATACTCGTGACCACGAACGGGACATACTATGCGGGTTTTTTCGCAAACGACATACTCACACATTCCGCCGGTGGATTGGCCATTTTTCCAAGTGGAATCTACTACAAGGGTGAACTTACGATCGATGGTCCGTTCGGGAAGGGAATGTTTTACTATCCGGAGCGCGAAATAGATTCGGAGCAGTTTGAGCTGGACGATTCCAACACTAAAATGGCGGGCCATACAATGACGGGTATCTTTGGAGGGACGTGGACCGGCGTGAGGATCAGTAATGCTACAATGGCGATGGTACAGACCTTCAATAAAGTTCCGAT GCTGGATCTGAAAATCAACGCAGAACGGAAATGGTCGTCAATATTTTCCTGCTTTCATGAAACGCTGTTCGGCACGAGCGATATCGTCGCGATCAGACGTATGGACATCAGGAAGGTTTGGAACCGGGTAGCTATATTTGTGAGCCGTGCGAAACGAAAAGAGCACCTGAAGGCGAACAATTTTGCCGTTGTAAGCTCGAGTGAGCTGGACGATCGAGCGGCGGCACTAATTTGTCAATCTGGCTATCAGCTGCAGAGCGCATCAACCGTATCATTACGCTCGAGTCTTTCCGACTCTAGGCTTTCGCTTCATAACGGGTTCCCTTCGTCTCCGGCAGCACCATCCCCATCAACGGTAGCGCCGGATGCAATATCGGTGCAAAGTTTCTCGTCCGTAGCTTCCCGCGGTGACGAGGACGAATTCATGCTCATTCCCACTGGGTATGGTGGACGGACGAGAAACTCGTCCCCGTTCCGTGATCTTGATTTTATTCCCAACTTTTGCATCACATCTGTCGACCGCGAAGGGTTGGAGCAGCTGCGCAACTACATCACCGATGCCTTCCAGAGTGTGTACCACCCGTTGCATGGGTTGTTTGAGAAGCTGTCCAACTGTTTCTACTCGACGTACAGCTGCTGGAAGTACACGCCTCACTCCATACTGTGCGAACCTGCCATGAACGAGTGGATCTCGATTGTTAGCCGTATCTATACGTTGGTGCTTACCGTAATGTTTCCCGCACTGCCGAAAGATTCTATTATGATAGAAGA tGAACTCGTATCCTACCAAAGCCTTCTGTATCCTATACTTATGACGCAAGGGATATATTCAGCGCTGTTCGTGCTGTATGCAAGCAAATGTagtaaaaatgatgaaatctACCGTCAACGGATATTAATATGTATGAAAAAGACTGATGAAAATTTGGTTCAGCTTCTTGACATTAATCG CGAACTAGTACCTATCATCAAGCACGAAAAATATCAGCAAGCAATTGAAAGTTTAAATCGATTCCGGGAGAAGTGTTGTCCGAGCGAAATGATAAAGCATATCAACGAAGCGTTTACGCTTGTCGACCAGGCGTGTAAAGAGCAAG AAGTTCGGATGGATGTGGCCGCAGATAATCTGCTGGAGCTGATCATATGGCTCATAATCAAGGCAAACCTTCCGCAGCTTGGCGCTGAAATAAGTCTACTCGAGGACCTGATGCAGAACGACTACGGTATTAGCTATCGAAACACGCAGAACGACTATTGCCTGATCACGCTGAAGGCGTCCTATCAACACATAATTAGTAATAACTTCTTCGtcaacaaaacattcgatCCGACCGTTACTGGGACCTAA
- the LOC128710321 gene encoding ATPase inhibitor A, mitochondrial-like, giving the protein MFALQYRCVRLYPSYLRLAKMSQVGEMGSGAGKGGGGGGAIREAGGSFGKMEAAHEEEYFYKQQREQLAKLKTSTDSDGAAKSTSGGQK; this is encoded by the exons ATGTTCGCACTACAATACCGCTGTGTACGCCTGTACCCGTCGTATTTGAG ATTAGCGAAAATGAGTCAAGTCGGAGAAATGGGAAGTGGTGCCGGGAAGggaggcggtggtggtggagcgaTTCGAGAAGCTGGTGGATCTTTCGGTAAAATGGAAGCGGCCCACGAAGAGGAATACTTCTACAAGCAGCAGCGCGAACAGCTGGCTAAACTAAAGACGTCCACGGATAGCGATGGGGCGGCGAAATCAACTTCCGGTGGCCAAAAGTAA
- the LOC128718745 gene encoding 39S ribosomal protein L15, mitochondrial has protein sequence MSIKHTTEKALQMLRTLPRVTIGNIRDNPQSKQNAKRGRGQHGGDKHGAGNKGSGQRQNYMRLGYETGNTPFYLRFGYEPYYKGHHLKREYPPISLHQLQKLIDTDRLSTGTPIDLTSICNTGLFAIRPDLLHHGVQLTDEGADDFKAKINIEVQHAPEPVIAAIERNGGVIRTAYYDPHSLYAVVNPKKWFEKGVPIPRRMLPPQDAVAYYTDARNRGYLADPDQISQERLVLAQKYGYTLPKIEDDPDYAMLTEVKDPRQIFFGFNPGWVISLKDRAIIRQKL, from the exons ATGtccataaaacacacaactgAGAAGGCATTACAAATGCTAAGGACACTCCCCCGTGTCACGATTGGAAATATACGCGATAATCCGCAGTCAAAGCAAAAC GCAAAACGTGGTCGTGGACAACACGGAGGAGATAAGCACGGTGCGGGTAATAAAGGATCAGGCCAACGACAAAACTATATGCGCCTCGGATACGAAACAGGAAACACACCATTTTATCTCCGCTTTGGTTACGAACCGTACTACAAAGGTCACCATCTGAAGCGTGAGTATCCTCCGATCAGTCTACATCAGCTGCAGAAGCTCATCGATACGGACCGACTGAGCACGGGGACACCCATCGACCTAACGAGCATTTGCAACACGGGTTTGTTTGCGATCAGACCCGACCTGCTTCACCATGGCGTCCAATTGACGGACGAAGGGGCGGACGATTTTAAGGCGAAAATCAACATCGAGGTACAGCACGCCCCCGAACCGGTTATTGCGGCCATCGAGCGTAACGGTGGAGTAATTCGTACTGCCTACTACGATCCGCACAGCCTTTACGCGGTTGTGAATCCCAAGAAGTGGTTTGAAAAAGGTGTTCCCATACCGAGGCGCATGCTGCCACCACAGGACGCAGTAGCATACTACACCGATGCGCGCAACCGTGGCTACCTGGCCGACCCGGATCAAATCAGCCAGGAGCGGTTGGTACTGGCCCAGAAGTATGGTTACACATTGCCAAAAATTGAAGACGATCCGGACTACGCCATGCTGACGGAAGTTAAAGATCCACGGCAGATTTTCTTCGGTTTCAACCCGGGTTGGGTCATAAGTTTAAAGGATCGTGCAATTATCAGGCAAAAGCTGTGA
- the LOC128719054 gene encoding protein artichoke, producing the protein MPTVANFDMSESTKVRHRVGEMTPTIAAKCYSRRIRKMSHLACLLMILCCIVPTVIAQRDTICPPQDIILPCRCSQRGSEIQIWCSHSDLPRVLMGLKAVSKSIIRPIDELILENNFLPSLPGRTFAPLNILRLMLRHNGLERLSNGWLNDLDKSLVEIFIVERNLRSIPVDSLTGLRKLEAVTIQSENLKRLPDFTGLPKLRYVNVQSGSLIELAPQYFRDLASLETLHVTGSGSLNRLEAGLFNDLPKLNLINLSENGISWVHLRTFVGLPSLKTLQLSGNKITDAGMIGRAVKDIHNLQVLRMDRNMISKLSEGSFVDLPSLKELYLNDNGITEIFHGAFHRTPSLKLVHLENNYLRRVHPESFLQASGSGVEMMHLQQNEIGRVEELRSLLDALPMLRFLDLSYNKLEAIPFGALRGHGTLEQLHLNQNRIRMIERDAFMAMPGLRELRLQNNSLHDQLPMPFWNLPGLKGIDISYNNFRRMDPNLLVGVPSLRRLDISGNTLSVIDAAAFSHTPMLETVNISHNELTLIHSATFRDLNHMFELDAGNNHLQEFIPGLPMAVERVNLHGNKITQLPPPTTASQLWDLPNLRMLDISSNQLTRLPRAVFKPTPQLRVLSLARNELQSVDDGSLAGLGRLEILNLQDNRVLALHERCFSPLENLRELNLQGNRIEVLVDNLLDSNALLEQFDASRNSIVEISPKAFRNSRSLQTLDLSSNQLRELPESLSGLAELRELDVSFNQLTELSPNVLVSWRNLEELKVSNNKVNQLHQGSLRNLPLLQYLDLSSNELTLLEHGSLRNLPELQELVLADNRLIELKDRVFEDLPSLQAVHLQQNNLRYISPYSFYRSPSIVYLNLSANQFRSLDSVGLRSVRNLEVLDLTGNSIRKISPSPLRGLDWLVELKLDNNKICGIQGEPFATMPRLRVLSMRNNQMSRVPEPIFRSLRTNIAILDVDGNPLDCSCEMLWYMAWLQESRSLYPGPRCRDGKMLLDMRLSRTDCQTGARTAPGHPGEHPLTNDHGDVFVRALDYDECGGTENYEVPPGPTPPFRPGSPSPGDSDYFYDQYVDYPNALNDTRLANGQRFNNTPFAEDPQRNFSTNFVDFNNNKFNQFQRPPQGVPPAAGGQDSGSPFTFFGLPIPSLNIGKMFGGAGRNANNRASGGTRAKGRVQVYKQGEPEQSIIYRNDGVKTDTEVTLKTPSDPLDKNAGATNENNLFYRPYFQTSFRQQPAVEVQKGGFTPMLPGAVGGFTPITDPTLKVINQNYTHEPPGKWPTEFNERVPLVTEPTRYLQQNKFEATIKPSHNSAPYFVDGITHHIPGKQESHAPMVPPKLTNVNDKLSNVVANATGSIPPHSEMEEDEDDGGEAADDDEEIGDDEDIDGSHNESETNSQGGSQHNNNDLTTRLSIELATPTIGSTVSGGFNKAYTTPNPTIRDLARTPTREFFDSSSNTPSSLSALIAPGSGHRPPPGKSTIEKVPAPVSSTVTPYFPNTTPGTPHRVVPKIETDNGDRNFGSPNIIDLSPSSHHHADSDSVNEIRKREDMDWYFANYNHTQHYDFDELEINSFRSGGVVVKGGAIISLMAIHAIVRLWRIVFLG; encoded by the exons ATGCCAACGGTCGCTAACTTCGACATGTCCGAATCGACCAAAGTGCGGCATCGTGTAGGAGAAATGACGCCAACCATAGCTGCAAAGTGTTACTCCAGGCGGATAAGAAAGATGAGCCATCTTGCCTGCTTGCTGATGATTTTGTGCTGCATTGTACCGACAGTAATTGCACAACGGGACACGATATGTCCACCGCAAGACATTATACTGCCGTGCAGGTGTTCGCAGCGTGGCAGTGAAATACAGATATG GTGTTCACATAGCGATTTACCACGGGTTTTGATGGGCTTAAAGGCCGTTTCGAAGTCCATCATACGACCCATCGACGAGCTCATACTGGAGAACAATTTTCTACCTTCGCTTCCCGGGCGGACGTTTGCTCCGCTCAACATTCTGCGGCTAATGCTGCGCCACAACGGTCTCGAGCGTCTTTCGAACGGATGGCTTAACGATCTCGACAAAAGCTTGGTGGAGATCTTCATAGTGGAGCGGAACCTGCGCAGCATTCCGGTGGATAGCTTGACCGGGTTGCGCAAACTGGAAGCGGTCACAATACAGAGCGAAAATCTGAAGCGCCTTCCTGACTTTACCGGGCTTCCCAAACTTCGGTACGTTAACGTGCAGAGTGGTTCGCTGATTGAGCTCGCACCACAATACTTCCGCGATTTGGCCAGTCTCGAGACGTTGCACGTGACGGGAAGCGGTAGCTTAAACCGGCTTGAAGCGGGCCTGTTTAACGATCTGCCCAAACTGAATCTGATTAACCTCTCGGAGAATGGCATCAGCTGGGTACATCTGCGTACGTTCGTGGGATTGCCTTCGCTTAAAACGCTTCAGCTGTCCGGCAACAAAATCACGGATGCTGGCATGATTGGGCGTGCGGTGAAGGACATTCACAATCTGCAGGTGCTGCGTATGGATCGCAACATGATATCGAAACTGAGCGAAGGAAGTTTCGTGGATTTGCCTTCGCTTAAGGAACTGTATCTAAACGATAACGGCATAACGGAGATATTCCACGGTGCATTCCATCGCACGCCCAGCCTGAAGCTCGTCCATCTGGAGAACAACTACTTGCGGCGAGTTCATCCCGAATCCTTCCTGCAGGCATCGGGCAGCGGCGTCGAAATGATGCACCTGCAGCAGAACGAGATTGGTCGCGTAGAGGAGCTACGGTCGTTGCTTGATGCTCTCCCAATGCTGCGCTTTCTTGATCTGAGCTACAACAAACTGGAAGCGATTCCCTTCGGCGCGCTGCGAGGACATGGCACGTTGGAGCAGCTGCATCTCAACCAGAACCGCATCCGCATGATCGAGCGGGATGCTTTCATGGCGATGCCGGGCTTGCGTGAGCTTCGTCTGCAGAACAACTCTCTGCACGATCAACTGCCGATGCCATTCTGGAACCTGCCCGGGCTGAAGGGTATAGACATTTCGTACAACAACTTCCGCCGGATGGATCCGAATCTGCTCGTCGGTGTTCCATCGCTTCGGCGATTGGACATCAGTGGAAACACCCTGTCAGTCATTGATGCTGCCGCATTCAGTCACACACCGATGCTGGAAACGGTCAACATCTCCCACAACGAGTTGACGCTCATCCATTCCGCTACGTTCCGCGATCTGAACCACATGTTCGAGCTGGATGCGGGAAACAACCATTTGCAGGAGTTTATCCCGGGGCTACCGATGGCGGTGGAACGAGTCAATCTGCATGGTAATAAGATCACTCAACTACCGCCACCGACCACTGCCAGCCAGCTGTGGGATTTGCCGAATCTGCGCATGCTAGACATCAGCAGCAATCAGCTGACCCGTTTGCCACGGGCCGTCTTCAAACCGACTCCTCAACTGCGCGTTCTTAGCCTGGCTCGCAATGAGCTACAGTCGGTCGATGATGGAAGTCTTGCGGGATTGGGGCGCTTGGAGATACTGAACCTGCAGGACAATCGCGTGCTCGCACTGCACGAACGGTGCTTTAGCCCGCTAGAGAATCTTCGCGAGCTTAACCTGCAAGGTAATCGGATCGAGGTGCTGGTGGACAATCTGCTCGATAGTAACGCACTGCTGGAGCAGTTCGATGCTTCGCGCAACAGCATCGTGGAGATATCACCCAAGGCTTTCCGTAACAGTCGTTCCCTGCAGACGTTGGATCTTTCCTCGAACCAGTTGCGTGAGCTGCCGGAATCATTGTCCGGGTTGGCCGAGCTACGTGAGTTGGATGTAAGTTTTAATCAGCTGACGGAACTGTCGCCGAATGTGCTGGTGTCGTGGCGTAATTTGGAAGAGCTGAAGGTTTCCAACAACAAGGTGAACCAACTGCATCAGGGGTCGTTAAGGAACTTACCGCTGCTACAGTATCTGGATCTTTCAAGCAACGAGTTGACGCTGTTGGAGCACGGTTCGTTGAGGAACTTGCCCGAACTGCAGGAACTTGTGCTAGCGGACAACAGGTTGATCGAGTTGAAAGATCGTGTGTTTGAAGATCTTCCCAGTTTGCAG GCCGTGCACCTGCAACAGAACAACCTGCGCTACATTTCACCGTACAGCTTCTATCGCTCACCTTCGATAGTATACCTGAACCTGTCAGCGAACCAGTTCCGTAGTCTCGATAGTGTTGGTTTGCGAAGCGTAAGAAACTTGGAAGTGCTCGATCTAACCGGAAACAGCATTCGCAAGATCTCCCCGAGCCCTCTCCGTGGTCTGGACTGGTTGGTGGAGTTGAAGCTGGACAATAACAAAATCTGTGGAATTCAGGGTGAACCATTCGCTACGATGCCACGATTGCGTGTGCTGAGCATGCGAAACAACCAGATGTCACGAGTGCCGGAACCGATCTTTCGAAGTTTGCGTACGAATATTGCCATACTTGATGTGGACG GTAATCCTTTGGACTGTAGCTGTGAGATGCTCTGGTATATGGCATGGTTGCAGGAGAGTCGAAGTCTGTATCCCGGTCCCCGCTGTAGGGATGGGAAGATGTTGCTGGATATGCGATTGTCGCGTACCGATTGCCAAACGGGAGCAAGAACGGCACCAGGACATCCTGGTGAACATCCGCTGACAAACGATCACGGCGATGTGTTTGTTCGCGCACTTGATTACGATGAATGTGGAGGGACGGAGAATTACGAAGTACCGCCAGGTCCAACGCCACCATTCCGTCCAGGATCACCGTCTCCGGGAGACAGTGACTACTTCTACGATCAGTACGTTGATTATCCCAATGCACTGAATGACACTCGGTTAGCAAATGGCCAACGCTTCAACAATACTCCCTTTGCGGAGGATCCGCAACGAAATTTTAGCACAAACTTTGTCgattttaacaacaacaagttCAATCAGTTCCAGCGACCTCCACAGGGTGTTCCACCTGCAGCCGGGGGGCAAGATTCGGGATCACCGTTCACCTTCTTCGGGCTGCCCATACCGAGCCTCAATATTGGCAAAATGTTCGGCGGTGCTGGTCGTAATGCAAACAATCGAGCGTCCGGCGGAACGCGTGCCAAGGGTCGCGTACAGGTGTACAAACAGGGTGAACCGGAACAGAGCATCATCTATCGGAACGATGGCGTTAAGACGGACACAGAAGTGACGCTGAAAACACCGTCGGATCCGCTAGATAAAAATGCCGGAGCTACGAACGAGAACAACCTGTTTTATCGTCCCTACTTCCAGACATCCTTCCGACAGCAGCCCGCGGTGGAGGTACAAAAGGGCGGCTTCACACCGATGCTTCCTGGTGCGGTTGGTGGATTTACACCCATCACTGATCCGACGTTGAAGGTTATCAACCAGAACTACACGCACGAACCGCCGGGCAAGTGGCCGACGGAGTTTAACGAGCGTGTACCCTTGGTGACCGAACCAACGCGCTATCTGCAGCAGAATAAGTTTGAGGCCACCATTAAACCATCGCACAACAGTGCACCTTACTTTGTTGATGGCATAACGCATCACATACCGGGCAAGCAAGAAAGCCATGCTCCGATGGTACCCCCGAAACTGACCAACGTTAACGACAAACTGAGCAACGTCGTAGCGAATGCTACTGGATCGATACCACCACATTCCGAAAtggaggaggacgaagatgatggtggtgaagcggctgacgatgatgaggaAATTGGCGACGACGAAGACATCGATGGATCTCACAATGAATCCGAAACGAACTCGCAAGGTGGATCGCAACATAACAACAATGATCTTACCACACGTCTCTCAATCGAACTGGCCACACCGACGATTGGTTCTACTGTGAGCGGTGGCTTCAACAAGGCGTACACAACGCCGAATCCAACGATCCGCGATTTGGCACGTACTCCCACGCGAGAGTTTTTCGACAGTTCCAGCAACACGCCGTCGTCACTTTCGGCCCTCATTGCGCCGGGATCGGGACATAGACCACCGCCCGGGAAATCCACCATTGAAAAAGTGCCCGCACCGGTATCCTCCACCGTAACACCGTACTTCCCAAACACGACGCCCGGCACGCCGCACCGTGTGGTACCGAAGATCGAAACGGATAATGGTGATCGTAATTTCGGATCGCCGAACATTATCGATCTGTCCCCGTCCAGCCACCATCATGCCGATTCGGACAGTGTCAACGAGATTCGGAAGCGGGAGGATATGGATTGGTACTTTGCCAATTACAACCACACACAGCACTACGATTTCGATGAGCTCGAGATCAACAGCTTCCGGAGTGGTGGGGTAGTAGTGAAAGGTGGTGCCATCATATCCCTGATGGCCATCCATGCGATCGTGCGGTTATGGCGAATAGTATTTTTAGGATAA